A genomic stretch from Caballeronia sp. LZ062 includes:
- a CDS encoding LysE family translocator produces the protein MTPQTFFSANVLLAWSAYLVGTASPGPSNLAIMSIASTSGRRAALAFAMGVTSGSLTWAVLAALGLSAALTAYSGFLTALKIGGGVYLLWLASKSAWSAWRPTASGASRHVPQHSARRLYARGALLHLTNPKAIFVWMSVAALGSSPGKPPMQMLTVVAGCLCIGMSVFSAYAVLFSMSTPRRIYARMQRQFNVCLALAFGAAGIRLLTSRT, from the coding sequence ATGACCCCACAGACCTTCTTCAGCGCAAACGTCCTGCTCGCGTGGTCGGCCTACCTCGTCGGAACGGCGAGCCCCGGCCCGAGCAACCTGGCGATCATGTCGATCGCGAGCACATCCGGAAGGCGCGCAGCGTTGGCGTTCGCAATGGGCGTGACGTCCGGCTCCCTGACGTGGGCCGTGCTTGCCGCGCTGGGGCTTTCCGCGGCGCTCACCGCCTACTCGGGCTTCCTCACTGCATTGAAGATCGGCGGCGGCGTGTATCTTCTCTGGCTCGCGTCGAAGTCAGCCTGGTCGGCGTGGCGTCCCACGGCGAGCGGCGCTTCAAGGCATGTGCCGCAACACAGCGCACGACGGCTCTACGCACGCGGGGCGCTGCTGCACCTCACGAATCCGAAAGCAATTTTCGTGTGGATGTCCGTCGCCGCACTGGGTTCGTCGCCGGGCAAGCCACCCATGCAGATGCTCACTGTCGTCGCGGGCTGCCTCTGTATCGGAATGAGCGTGTTCAGCGCATACGCGGTGCTGTTTTCGATGTCAACGCCACGCCGCATCTACGCACGCATGCAACGCCAGTTCAACGTATGCCTCGCGCTCGCGTTTGGCGCCGCGGGAATCCGCCTGCTCACATCGCGTACGTAG
- a CDS encoding helix-turn-helix domain-containing protein, whose amino-acid sequence MSEQDDPILTTRDVAALLGVSVKTAQTWIEQGQIESWKTPGGHRRVRASAVDQLREQLGKRRHVSTNPESAVALVVASGAALPAYLDAVAAAGLRGIGQSDPLNAMLDAGIAMPAVIAVELTRGDWERLSMCRRLLQSRDLAHMRMLIVTDMPAAQVEADVGAMARVTLLSAPADKPSFAAALAACLALTPSDHRDESPYPVADNEAARLRAVERTGLVDSPAEPEFDEVVQLAAETLRVPISLMTVLTLDRQWFKARWGLNAQETPRPWAFCNFTIMQNDVFVVEDAAADPRFAANPLVVGEPRIRFYAGAPLRDAEGNALGALCSIDRQPRVMDAAQKRRLVNLAALASDRIAVAMRKRSDRWNRSA is encoded by the coding sequence ATGTCAGAGCAAGACGATCCCATCCTCACCACTCGCGACGTTGCGGCGCTGCTCGGCGTTTCGGTGAAAACTGCGCAGACGTGGATCGAGCAGGGACAAATCGAGTCGTGGAAAACGCCGGGTGGCCACCGGCGTGTGCGCGCGAGCGCAGTCGATCAACTGCGTGAGCAGCTCGGCAAGCGGCGTCACGTGTCGACCAACCCGGAAAGCGCCGTCGCGCTCGTCGTCGCGTCGGGGGCCGCGTTACCGGCGTATCTCGATGCGGTGGCCGCTGCGGGCTTGCGCGGCATCGGCCAGAGCGATCCGCTCAACGCCATGCTCGACGCGGGCATCGCCATGCCGGCCGTCATCGCGGTCGAATTGACGCGTGGCGACTGGGAGCGCCTGTCGATGTGCCGGCGGCTGCTGCAATCGCGCGATCTCGCACACATGCGCATGTTGATCGTCACCGACATGCCCGCCGCGCAAGTCGAGGCCGACGTGGGCGCCATGGCGCGCGTCACGTTGCTGTCCGCGCCCGCCGACAAGCCGTCCTTCGCGGCTGCGCTTGCTGCCTGTCTCGCGCTCACGCCTTCGGATCATCGCGACGAGTCGCCTTATCCGGTTGCGGACAACGAAGCGGCGCGGCTGCGGGCGGTCGAACGCACCGGGCTCGTCGATTCGCCGGCCGAGCCCGAGTTCGACGAAGTCGTGCAGCTCGCGGCCGAAACGCTTCGCGTGCCGATCAGCCTGATGACCGTGCTCACGCTGGACCGTCAATGGTTCAAGGCGCGCTGGGGCCTGAACGCGCAGGAGACGCCGCGCCCCTGGGCGTTCTGCAACTTCACGATCATGCAGAACGACGTGTTCGTGGTCGAAGATGCAGCCGCCGATCCGCGCTTCGCTGCCAATCCGCTCGTCGTGGGCGAGCCGCGCATTCGCTTCTATGCGGGCGCACCGTTGCGCGATGCAGAAGGCAATGCGCTCGGCGCGCTATGCAGCATCGACCGGCAGCCGCGCGTCATGGACGCCGCGCAGAAACGGCGGCTCGTCAATCTGGCTGCGCTTGCGTCGGACAGGATCGCGGTCGCCATGCGCAAGCGGTCGGATCGCTGGAACCGGAGCGCGTGA